In a genomic window of Ralstonia nicotianae:
- a CDS encoding ABC transporter ATP-binding protein: MTKRYPSVVANDGVSLTVAPGEIHAVLGENGAGKSTLMKLIFGAVQPDAGEMQLDGQPVEIANPHQARALGIAMVFQHFSLFDTLTVAENILLGLPADRGDLRDLRDVAEQVRTTGDRYGLPLEPHRHVHTLSVGERQRVEIVRALLTRPRLLILDEPTSVLTPQAVEKLFVTLRQLAAEGTSILYISHKLDEIQALCHAATVMRSGKVTGVCDPRRETASSLSRMMIGGEPPRELRPQTTPGEVRLEVAGLSLPKSHAFATQLHDIALQLRSGEIVGIAGVSGNGQQELLAALSGEDTRAAAQTVRIDGEPVARLDPRARRKRGLSFVPEERLGRGAVPSLSLAANTLLTHQRAPQVRGGLIDRKAAAGLAAGIIQRFGVKAGGPDAQAKSLSGGNLQKFIVGREIECAPRVLIVAQPTWGVDVGAAAQIHNEILALKAAGCAILIVSEELDELFALCDRLHVIANGRLSPSTPAHATDREQIGLWMSGMWDKTAAHAASTTEVAHG; this comes from the coding sequence ATGACCAAGCGATACCCCAGCGTGGTCGCCAACGACGGCGTGAGCCTCACCGTCGCGCCGGGCGAGATCCATGCCGTGCTGGGCGAGAACGGCGCCGGCAAGTCGACGCTGATGAAACTCATCTTCGGCGCGGTCCAGCCCGATGCCGGCGAAATGCAGCTCGACGGCCAGCCGGTCGAGATCGCCAATCCGCACCAGGCGCGCGCGCTGGGCATCGCCATGGTGTTCCAGCATTTCTCGCTGTTCGATACCCTCACCGTGGCCGAGAACATCCTGCTCGGCCTGCCCGCCGATCGTGGTGACCTGCGCGATCTGCGCGACGTGGCCGAACAGGTCCGCACCACCGGCGACCGGTACGGCCTGCCGCTCGAGCCGCATCGCCATGTGCATACGCTGTCGGTGGGCGAGCGCCAGCGCGTGGAGATCGTGCGCGCGCTGCTGACGCGGCCGCGCCTGCTGATCCTCGACGAGCCCACCTCGGTGCTGACGCCGCAGGCGGTCGAGAAGCTGTTCGTCACGCTGCGCCAGCTGGCGGCCGAAGGCACCAGCATCCTCTACATCAGCCACAAGCTCGACGAGATCCAGGCGTTGTGCCACGCCGCCACGGTGATGCGGTCGGGCAAGGTCACCGGCGTGTGCGATCCGCGCCGGGAGACCGCGTCGTCGCTGTCGCGCATGATGATCGGCGGCGAGCCGCCGCGCGAGCTGCGTCCGCAGACCACGCCGGGCGAAGTGCGCCTGGAAGTGGCCGGCCTGTCGCTGCCCAAGTCGCACGCCTTCGCGACGCAGTTGCACGACATTGCCCTGCAGTTGCGCAGCGGCGAGATCGTCGGCATCGCGGGCGTGTCGGGCAACGGGCAGCAGGAACTGCTGGCCGCGCTGTCGGGCGAGGACACCCGCGCCGCCGCGCAGACGGTGAGGATCGACGGCGAGCCCGTCGCCAGGCTGGACCCGCGCGCGCGCCGCAAGCGCGGGCTGTCGTTCGTGCCGGAGGAGCGGCTCGGGCGCGGCGCGGTACCCTCGCTGTCGCTGGCGGCCAATACGCTGCTGACGCACCAGCGCGCACCGCAGGTACGCGGCGGGCTGATCGATAGAAAGGCCGCCGCCGGGCTGGCCGCCGGCATCATCCAGCGCTTCGGCGTCAAGGCCGGCGGGCCGGATGCGCAGGCCAAGAGCCTGTCGGGCGGCAACCTGCAGAAATTCATCGTCGGCCGCGAAATCGAATGCGCGCCGCGCGTGCTGATCGTCGCGCAGCCCACCTGGGGCGTCGACGTGGGCGCGGCGGCGCAGATCCACAACGAGATCCTCGCGCTCAAGGCCGCGGGGTGCGCCATCCTGATCGTGTCGGAAGAACTCGACGAACTCTTTGCGCTGTGCGACCGCCTGCACGTGATCGCCAACGGCCGCCTGTCGCCCTCGACGCCCGCCCACGCCACCGACCGCGAGCAGATCGGCCTGTGGATGAGCGGCATGTGGGACAAGACCGCCGCCCACGCGGCTTCCACGACGGAGGTAGCCCATGGCTGA
- a CDS encoding multidrug effflux MFS transporter: MTAPDSRRARLPRLRGAIPGWLLLLGALTAIGPLSVDMYLPSLPTIARDLRTSSAAAGITLTAFLVSLAIGQLIYGPASDRFGRKPPLYIGLALYVAASVGCAFATDATMLAVLRAVQGFGGCAGMVISRAAVRDRMDPAGAAQAYSTLMLVMGVAPILAPMIGGALLQVTSWRMIFAVLAAFGVLSLAAVHFLMRESLDAAHARPLAVGRVLRDYWELLRDRHYAAYTACGAVFVSGMFAYITASPFVLIDHYGLSPSHYAWVFGSNAAGMIAASRINVRLMRRSTPARVLRRALWMPAATSVAAAAVVGAGFMPLPLVLAALFCYVASIGCISPNTGALAMAGQGARAGTGSALMGAMQFGLGMVTGTVVAAFGQGAAPLLGMMAVSAVLALWLGLRATQHEHGG, from the coding sequence ATGACTGCTCCCGATTCCAGACGCGCTCGCCTGCCCCGCCTGCGCGGCGCCATTCCCGGCTGGCTTCTGCTGCTGGGCGCGCTGACCGCCATCGGTCCGCTATCGGTCGACATGTACCTGCCGAGCCTGCCCACCATCGCGCGCGATCTCAGGACGTCGTCGGCCGCGGCGGGGATCACGCTCACGGCGTTCCTGGTCAGCCTGGCGATCGGCCAGCTGATCTACGGCCCGGCCAGCGACCGCTTCGGCCGCAAGCCCCCGCTCTATATCGGCCTGGCCCTGTACGTGGCGGCGTCGGTCGGCTGCGCGTTCGCCACCGATGCCACCATGCTGGCCGTGCTGCGCGCCGTGCAGGGGTTCGGCGGCTGCGCGGGCATGGTGATCTCGCGCGCGGCCGTGCGCGACCGGATGGATCCGGCCGGCGCGGCGCAGGCCTACTCCACGCTGATGCTGGTGATGGGTGTGGCGCCCATCCTCGCGCCGATGATCGGCGGGGCGCTGCTGCAGGTGACCTCGTGGCGGATGATCTTCGCGGTGCTGGCGGCGTTCGGCGTGCTGTCGCTGGCGGCGGTGCATTTTCTGATGCGCGAGTCGCTGGATGCGGCGCACGCGCGGCCGCTGGCCGTCGGCCGGGTGCTGCGCGACTACTGGGAACTGCTGCGCGATCGCCATTACGCCGCCTATACGGCGTGCGGCGCGGTATTCGTGTCGGGCATGTTCGCCTACATCACCGCCTCGCCGTTCGTGCTGATCGACCATTACGGATTGAGCCCGTCGCACTATGCGTGGGTATTCGGCAGCAATGCGGCGGGCATGATTGCAGCCTCCCGGATCAATGTGCGGCTGATGCGCCGGTCTACGCCGGCCCGGGTGCTGCGCCGCGCGCTGTGGATGCCGGCCGCGACGAGCGTGGCGGCTGCCGCGGTGGTCGGCGCCGGTTTCATGCCGCTGCCGCTGGTGCTGGCGGCGCTGTTCTGTTACGTCGCCTCGATCGGCTGCATTTCGCCCAACACGGGCGCGCTTGCCATGGCCGGGCAGGGGGCCCGCGCCGGCACGGGCTCGGCGCTGATGGGCGCCATGCAGTTCGGCCTGGGCATGGTCACCGGCACGGTGGTCGCCGCGTTCGGGCAGGGCGCGGCACCGTTGCTGGGCATGATGGCGGTCAGCGCCGTGCTGGCCCTGTGGCTCGGCCTGCGCGCCACGCAGCACGAGCACGGCGGCTGA
- the pxpB gene encoding 5-oxoprolinase subunit PxpB, producing the protein MQCTIHRLGELALLCEVPPPATLTCQQRIWAMASRASEWAGVIDVVPGMNNLTLVFGPQADAQALTALLREAWQESGALIADGKRIDIEVAYGGDDGPDLRDVAAHTGLSPEEVVRRHTAPEYIVYFLGFLPGFAYMGGLDKSLATPRRAEPRMAVPAGSVGIGGEQTGIYPAASPGGWQLLGRTDAALFLPQRDPPALLAPGDRIRFVASKVHA; encoded by the coding sequence TTGCAGTGCACGATTCACCGGCTGGGCGAACTGGCGCTGTTGTGCGAAGTGCCGCCGCCGGCGACCTTGACTTGCCAGCAGCGCATCTGGGCGATGGCCTCGCGCGCGTCCGAGTGGGCGGGCGTCATCGACGTGGTGCCGGGCATGAACAACCTGACGCTCGTCTTCGGGCCGCAGGCCGATGCGCAGGCGCTGACCGCGCTGCTGCGCGAGGCGTGGCAAGAGAGCGGCGCGCTGATCGCCGACGGCAAGCGGATCGACATCGAAGTCGCCTACGGCGGTGACGACGGCCCGGACCTGCGCGATGTCGCGGCCCACACGGGCCTGAGCCCCGAGGAGGTGGTGCGCCGCCATACCGCGCCCGAATATATCGTCTACTTCCTGGGCTTCCTGCCGGGCTTCGCCTACATGGGCGGGCTCGACAAGTCGCTCGCCACGCCGCGCCGCGCGGAGCCGCGCATGGCGGTGCCGGCCGGTTCGGTCGGCATCGGCGGCGAGCAGACCGGCATCTACCCGGCCGCCTCCCCCGGCGGCTGGCAATTGCTCGGCCGCACGGACGCGGCGCTGTTCCTGCCCCAGCGCGACCCGCCGGCGCTGCTGGCGCCCGGAGACCGCATCCGCTTTGTCGCCTCGAAGGTGCACGCATGA
- a CDS encoding 5-oxoprolinase subunit C family protein: MSRPTSRAAPALIEIVRAGVLTSVQDLGRTGYRRFGVCMSGALDPLSLYVGNRLVGNRSDAAGIEFTLGHATLRFLADGLVALTGADCLATLDGAPVHAWHAFPVQRGQTLTLRVAQGGVRAYLCVAGGIDVPEVMGSRATDLKAGFGGFEGRPLRDGDRLAALPADRSHAPDVSGAAIGVKAPRWTFDRMRGELPVMRVLPGPEYDDFLADSQAAFWESEWTLTPNSNRMGFRLQGPELVRRQLRSGDLLSHGVVPGVIQVPPSGQPIVLMADAQTTGGYPKIGTVILADQWRLAQVPLGTRIRFARATLEEAEAARADVSRYLQQIETALDWQRRGILSVARRTARTRPMA; encoded by the coding sequence ATGAGCCGGCCCACTTCCCGTGCCGCGCCGGCCTTGATCGAGATCGTGCGGGCCGGCGTGCTGACGTCGGTGCAGGACCTCGGCCGCACCGGCTATCGCCGCTTCGGCGTGTGCATGTCGGGCGCGCTCGATCCGCTGTCGCTGTACGTCGGCAACCGGCTGGTGGGCAACCGCAGCGATGCGGCCGGCATCGAATTCACGCTGGGCCACGCCACGCTGCGGTTCCTGGCCGACGGGCTGGTCGCCCTGACCGGGGCCGACTGCCTCGCCACGCTGGATGGGGCGCCCGTCCATGCCTGGCATGCCTTTCCCGTGCAGCGCGGCCAGACGCTGACGCTGCGCGTGGCGCAGGGCGGCGTGCGCGCCTACCTGTGCGTGGCCGGCGGCATCGACGTGCCGGAGGTGATGGGCTCGCGCGCCACCGACCTCAAGGCCGGCTTCGGCGGCTTCGAAGGCCGTCCGCTGCGCGACGGCGACCGGCTGGCCGCGCTGCCGGCCGATCGGTCGCACGCGCCCGATGTGAGCGGCGCCGCGATCGGCGTGAAGGCGCCGCGCTGGACCTTCGACCGCATGCGCGGCGAGCTTCCGGTGATGCGCGTGCTGCCCGGTCCCGAATACGACGATTTCCTGGCCGATTCGCAGGCCGCGTTCTGGGAATCGGAGTGGACGCTCACCCCCAACAGCAACCGCATGGGCTTTCGCCTGCAGGGGCCGGAACTCGTGCGCAGGCAGCTGCGCAGCGGCGACCTGCTGTCGCACGGCGTGGTGCCGGGCGTGATCCAGGTGCCGCCGTCCGGCCAGCCGATCGTGCTGATGGCCGACGCGCAGACCACCGGCGGCTACCCGAAGATCGGCACCGTCATCCTGGCCGACCAGTGGCGCCTGGCGCAGGTGCCGCTCGGCACGCGCATCCGCTTTGCCCGCGCGACGCTGGAAGAGGCCGAGGCCGCGCGCGCCGACGTGTCGCGCTACCTGCAGCAGATCGAGACGGCGCTGGACTGGCAGCGCCGGGGCATCCTGTCGGTGGCGCGGCGCACCGCCAGGACACGCCCGATGGCTTGA
- the pxpA gene encoding 5-oxoprolinase subunit PxpA — MTAIDLNADLGEGCDNDEALLALVSSANIACGWHAGDVNTMRQTTAWALRQGVSIGAHPSFPDRENFGRTEMHLPPDEVYAGVLFQIGGLSAIVRAQGGRLAHVKPHGALYNQAARDRPLAMAIARAVRDFDASLAVFGLAGGELVQAARELGLAAKEEVFADRGYNADGTLVKRGTPGALLENEEAALSQTLAMVREQRVQSVDGVWVPIRAQTVCLHGDGAYALAFARRIRDRLGSEGIAVRAGA; from the coding sequence ATGACAGCAATCGACCTGAACGCAGACCTGGGTGAAGGCTGCGACAACGACGAAGCCCTGCTCGCGCTGGTGAGCTCGGCCAACATCGCCTGCGGCTGGCACGCGGGCGACGTCAACACGATGCGCCAGACCACCGCCTGGGCGCTGCGCCAGGGCGTGTCGATCGGCGCGCATCCGAGCTTCCCCGACCGCGAGAACTTCGGCCGGACCGAGATGCACCTGCCGCCGGACGAGGTCTATGCCGGCGTGCTGTTCCAGATCGGCGGCCTGTCGGCCATCGTGCGGGCGCAGGGCGGCAGGCTCGCGCACGTCAAGCCGCACGGTGCGCTGTACAACCAGGCCGCGCGCGACCGGCCGCTCGCCATGGCGATCGCCCGCGCGGTGCGCGACTTCGATGCGTCGCTGGCGGTGTTCGGGCTGGCCGGCGGCGAGCTGGTGCAGGCCGCGCGCGAGCTGGGCCTGGCCGCCAAGGAAGAGGTCTTCGCCGACCGCGGCTACAACGCCGACGGCACGCTGGTCAAGCGCGGCACACCCGGTGCGCTGCTCGAAAACGAAGAAGCCGCGCTATCGCAGACACTTGCCATGGTGCGCGAACAGCGTGTCCAATCCGTCGACGGCGTGTGGGTCCCGATTCGCGCGCAGACCGTCTGCCTGCACGGCGACGGCGCGTATGCGCTGGCGTTCGCGCGGCGCATCCGGGACCGGCTCGGCAGCGAGGGCATCGCTGTGCGCGCCGGCGCCTGA
- a CDS encoding DUF969 domain-containing protein, giving the protein MDTAVNLWPLIGVVVIIAGFILRFNPMLVVAVAAIATGFAASMPIDRILTAIGTGVIKTRTLPLIILMPLAVVGLLERHGLREHAQNWIARIRSATVGRLLIVYLAVRELTAAAGLTSLGGHPQMVRPLLAPMAEGAAESRFGKLPDPIRERLLAFCAATDNVGLFFGEDIFVAFGAIALMHTFLLGSGIDVEPLRIAVWGIPTAICAFLIHAVRLKRLDGWLAREMGAVGTVAAAKQG; this is encoded by the coding sequence ATGGATACGGCAGTGAATCTATGGCCGCTGATCGGGGTGGTCGTCATCATCGCGGGGTTCATCCTGCGGTTCAATCCGATGCTGGTGGTGGCCGTGGCCGCCATCGCCACCGGTTTCGCGGCGTCGATGCCGATCGACAGGATCCTGACGGCGATCGGCACGGGCGTCATCAAGACGCGCACGCTGCCGCTCATCATCCTGATGCCGCTGGCGGTGGTGGGCCTGCTTGAGCGGCATGGCCTGCGCGAGCACGCGCAGAACTGGATCGCGCGCATCCGCTCGGCCACGGTCGGCCGCCTGCTGATCGTCTACCTGGCAGTGCGCGAGCTGACCGCGGCCGCCGGCCTGACCAGCCTCGGCGGCCATCCGCAGATGGTGCGCCCGCTGCTGGCCCCGATGGCCGAGGGCGCCGCGGAGAGCCGCTTCGGCAAGCTGCCCGATCCGATCCGCGAACGCCTGCTGGCCTTCTGCGCCGCCACCGACAACGTCGGCCTGTTCTTCGGCGAGGACATCTTCGTGGCCTTCGGCGCCATCGCGCTGATGCATACCTTCCTGCTGGGCTCGGGCATCGACGTCGAGCCGCTGCGCATCGCCGTGTGGGGCATTCCCACCGCGATCTGCGCGTTCCTGATCCACGCCGTGCGCCTCAAGCGCCTGGACGGCTGGCTCGCCCGCGAGATGGGCGCCGTCGGCACCGTAGCCGCAGCCAAGCAGGGGTGA
- a CDS encoding DUF979 domain-containing protein, whose protein sequence is MILSINYLYWLAGIVLTITALMTFADKTHPRRWATGLFWAIFAVIFLVGDRLPPIVVGLGAVLMAVLAGFGGVVLGKHGELPVEARRASAERLGNRLFIPALTIPVVTVIGSVLLKDVKLGGAFLLDPKNQTFVSLGIGCIVALGLACWLTRDTPAQAMRESRRLTESLGWALVLPQMLAMLGLVFADAGVGKAVAHLTTAYINMDYRLVAVIVYCVGMALFTVIMGNGFAAFPVMTGGVGVPILVGVYHANPAVMAAIGMFSGYCGTLMTPMAANFNVVPAALLELSDKNAVIKTQVPTALLLLTANIVLLYFLMLR, encoded by the coding sequence ATGATTCTGTCGATCAACTATCTGTACTGGCTGGCCGGGATCGTCCTGACGATCACCGCGCTGATGACCTTCGCCGACAAGACGCACCCGCGCCGCTGGGCCACCGGCCTGTTCTGGGCGATCTTCGCCGTGATCTTCCTGGTGGGCGACCGGCTGCCGCCGATCGTGGTCGGTCTCGGCGCGGTGCTGATGGCCGTGCTGGCCGGCTTCGGCGGCGTGGTGCTGGGCAAGCACGGCGAGCTGCCCGTCGAAGCGCGCCGCGCCTCCGCCGAGCGTCTGGGCAACCGGCTGTTCATCCCGGCGCTGACCATCCCGGTGGTCACCGTCATCGGCAGCGTGCTGCTCAAGGACGTGAAGCTCGGCGGCGCCTTCCTGCTCGATCCGAAAAACCAGACCTTCGTGTCGCTCGGGATCGGCTGCATCGTCGCGCTGGGCTTGGCCTGCTGGCTGACCCGCGACACGCCGGCGCAGGCCATGCGCGAATCGCGCCGCCTGACCGAGTCGCTCGGCTGGGCGCTGGTGCTGCCGCAGATGCTGGCCATGCTGGGCCTGGTCTTCGCCGATGCGGGCGTGGGCAAGGCCGTGGCACACCTGACCACCGCCTACATCAACATGGACTATCGCCTGGTGGCGGTGATCGTGTACTGCGTGGGCATGGCGCTGTTCACCGTCATCATGGGCAACGGCTTCGCGGCTTTCCCGGTCATGACGGGCGGGGTGGGGGTGCCGATCCTGGTCGGCGTGTACCACGCCAACCCGGCGGTGATGGCGGCGATCGGCATGTTCTCCGGCTACTGCGGCACGCTGATGACGCCGATGGCGGCCAACTTCAACGTCGTGCCGGCCGCGCTGCTGGAGCTGTCCGACAAGAACGCCGTCATCAAAACGCAAGTCCCCACCGCGCTACTGTTGCTGACAGCCAATATCGTGCTCCTGTACTTCCTGATGCTGCGATAA
- a CDS encoding TRAP transporter substrate-binding protein, which translates to MSSQMTGGRAMPARRLLCVFAGALSLLSAVHAHAETFRVATAYPATNFHTQNLQAFAGAVGPATGGELRLEVYPSGTLLKPAAIFDGVKEGKAEGGEVMLSTLAQRDPMFGVDSIPFLVENYNDARLLWEASRHKIESLMKASGLRLLYAVPWPPQNLYSSTPIARLSDLRGHRLRTYNAEQKRIADLYGAQPIPVEAADLGAAITAGRIDTMLTSPSTGLETRAGQRLTYYYKVNAWIPKNAVFVSEARFARLSPAAQQAVLKLAAEYEKRGWEASRQTYERDEVELAKTGVRVINPDVTLLGDMRRLGERLTREWLRSVGTEEVDILLSYEHKRKLN; encoded by the coding sequence ATGAGCAGCCAGATGACGGGCGGACGTGCCATGCCGGCACGCCGCCTTCTTTGTGTTTTCGCGGGAGCGCTCTCGCTCCTGTCGGCCGTCCACGCGCACGCCGAAACGTTCCGCGTCGCCACGGCGTATCCGGCGACCAACTTCCACACGCAGAACCTGCAGGCCTTCGCCGGCGCCGTTGGCCCGGCCACCGGCGGCGAGCTCAGGCTGGAGGTCTACCCGAGCGGCACGCTGCTCAAGCCCGCCGCCATCTTCGACGGCGTGAAGGAGGGCAAGGCCGAAGGGGGCGAGGTGATGCTGTCCACGCTGGCGCAGCGCGACCCGATGTTCGGCGTCGACTCGATTCCGTTCCTGGTCGAGAACTACAACGATGCCCGCCTGCTGTGGGAGGCGTCGCGCCACAAGATCGAGTCGCTGATGAAGGCCAGCGGCCTGCGCCTGCTGTACGCCGTGCCCTGGCCGCCGCAGAACCTGTATTCCAGCACGCCGATCGCCCGCCTGTCCGACCTCAGGGGCCATCGCCTGCGCACCTACAATGCCGAGCAGAAACGCATCGCCGATCTGTACGGCGCGCAGCCCATCCCGGTGGAAGCCGCCGATCTGGGCGCCGCGATCACCGCCGGCCGCATCGACACCATGCTGACCTCGCCGTCGACCGGCCTCGAGACCCGGGCGGGCCAGCGCCTGACCTACTATTACAAGGTCAACGCGTGGATTCCCAAGAACGCCGTGTTCGTCAGCGAAGCGCGCTTCGCCAGGCTGTCGCCCGCCGCGCAGCAGGCGGTGCTGAAGCTCGCCGCGGAATACGAAAAGCGCGGCTGGGAAGCGAGCCGCCAGACCTACGAGCGCGATGAGGTCGAGCTCGCCAAGACCGGCGTGCGCGTCATCAATCCCGATGTGACGCTGCTGGGCGACATGCGCCGCCTCGGCGAACGCCTGACGCGCGAATGGCTACGCTCCGTCGGGACCGAAGAGGTCGACATCCTGCTGTCCTACGAGCACAAGCGCAAGCTCAACTGA
- the pcp gene encoding pyroglutamyl-peptidase I: MPTVLVTGFDPFENEPVNPSWEAVRTLDGQGIAGADIVTRQLPTVFGESIRVLDRLLMSLRPDVVIAVGQAGGRAEMAIERVAINVDDARIADNAGRQPIDTAIVAGGPAAYFSTLPIKAIVHELRAAGVPASVSQTAGTFVCNHVFYGLMHAIAHHGLHARGGFIHIPYLPAQAAGHPGQPSMAHDTVVAGLRISIETTLRRQEDIREAGGQLH; encoded by the coding sequence ATGCCCACCGTCCTCGTCACCGGTTTCGATCCGTTCGAAAACGAGCCCGTCAATCCGTCATGGGAAGCCGTGCGTACGCTCGACGGCCAGGGCATCGCCGGCGCCGACATCGTCACGCGCCAGCTGCCGACGGTGTTCGGCGAATCGATCCGGGTGCTCGACAGGCTGCTGATGAGCCTGCGCCCGGACGTGGTGATCGCCGTGGGCCAGGCCGGCGGGCGCGCCGAGATGGCCATCGAGCGCGTCGCCATCAACGTGGACGATGCGCGCATCGCCGACAACGCCGGCCGGCAGCCGATCGATACCGCCATCGTCGCGGGCGGGCCGGCGGCGTACTTCTCGACGCTGCCGATCAAGGCCATCGTGCACGAACTGCGCGCCGCCGGCGTGCCCGCCTCGGTGTCGCAGACGGCGGGGACGTTCGTCTGCAACCATGTCTTCTATGGGCTGATGCACGCGATTGCCCACCACGGGCTGCACGCGCGCGGCGGCTTCATCCATATTCCCTATCTGCCGGCGCAGGCGGCCGGGCATCCCGGGCAGCCGAGCATGGCGCACGACACCGTCGTCGCCGGACTGCGCATTTCGATCGAGACAACGCTGCGCAGGCAGGAAGACATCCGGGAAGCGGGCGGTCAGTTGCACTGA
- a CDS encoding DUF2968 domain-containing protein, translating to MTPDFRHTVLACVIAATAVGSGLVRAQATAPQTQASAPAASTGSVAELRQLLAQKRLTELRTTYNGDYGTSLLLVNEDTTAYVALSYRRELWRVYKFGAAAPAEAAYDMLARQTRAWAEDDVRHAVAAGQKAQLEREAQAAEQRAAALSQEVRAMQAQRQQMLEEQQAARRQTQALDAERHAYKAQIDSLQQQIRLLEKQLNDPHWSPAP from the coding sequence ATGACACCTGACTTCCGTCACACCGTTCTCGCATGCGTTATCGCCGCGACCGCCGTCGGCAGCGGGCTGGTCCGCGCGCAGGCCACGGCGCCGCAGACGCAGGCGAGCGCCCCGGCCGCATCGACCGGATCGGTGGCGGAATTGCGGCAGCTGCTGGCGCAGAAGCGCCTGACCGAGCTGCGCACGACCTACAACGGCGATTACGGCACGAGCCTGCTGCTGGTCAACGAAGACACCACGGCCTATGTCGCGCTGTCGTATCGCAGGGAACTGTGGCGGGTGTACAAGTTCGGGGCGGCCGCGCCGGCCGAAGCCGCGTATGACATGCTGGCCCGGCAAACCCGTGCATGGGCCGAGGACGATGTGCGCCATGCCGTCGCCGCCGGCCAGAAGGCCCAGCTGGAGCGCGAGGCGCAGGCGGCCGAGCAGCGTGCGGCGGCGCTGAGCCAGGAAGTGCGCGCCATGCAGGCCCAGCGCCAGCAGATGCTGGAAGAACAGCAGGCCGCGCGGCGGCAGACCCAGGCGCTGGATGCCGAGCGCCACGCCTACAAGGCACAGATCGACTCGCTGCAGCAGCAGATCCGCCTGCTGGAAAAGCAGTTGAACGATCCGCACTGGTCGCCCGCGCCCTGA
- a CDS encoding PA2169 family four-helix-bundle protein, translating into MTNTQDGIVLALNRLIEVGKNDELSCSSGAREVHDPQLRDILTDAAQSCRASVQELQQLVRSLGGQPRDRGSMNGTLHRGWMEIRHLITPNDDDVVLEMCEREEDIARHEYQTTLQQDLPAEIRAVVQRQYEGIQLHRERIHAMRGMQIH; encoded by the coding sequence ATGACCAATACTCAAGACGGTATCGTCCTCGCCCTGAATCGCCTGATCGAGGTCGGCAAGAATGACGAGTTGAGCTGCAGTTCAGGTGCCCGCGAGGTACACGACCCTCAACTGCGTGACATCCTGACAGACGCGGCACAGTCCTGCCGTGCATCGGTTCAGGAGTTGCAGCAGCTCGTCAGGTCGCTCGGCGGCCAGCCGCGTGACCGCGGCAGCATGAATGGCACCCTGCATCGGGGCTGGATGGAGATCCGGCACCTGATCACGCCGAACGATGACGATGTCGTGCTGGAAATGTGCGAGCGCGAAGAGGACATCGCCAGGCACGAATATCAAACGACCCTGCAGCAAGACCTGCCGGCGGAGATTCGCGCGGTCGTACAGCGACAATACGAGGGCATCCAACTGCATCGCGAACGTATCCACGCCATGCGCGGGATGCAGATTCATTGA